Proteins from a single region of Drosophila biarmipes strain raj3 chromosome 3R, RU_DBia_V1.1, whole genome shotgun sequence:
- the LOC108023449 gene encoding uncharacterized protein LOC108023449, producing the protein MDLGRWLLQLGVHMLLVVRRIQCLRVTDINVPQIVDFRDNVTLSCSYDISGHTLNSVKWYKNGKEFFRYSPLTPPTYIPFAVEGVQLIDDGNECNESSCRVELNLLGVKSSGVYRCEVSGDAPHFQLTARDANMTVEALPQNNPLISSFHSTYRFDDFVQVNCSTDFSSLFTRITWYVNGIKVSLIDLLPSIETTIVAHGYSMRRIISQLNFYANEPRFHQLQLQKLIQQKRTISPARLGLELRCVAEIDRYPSLEREGSMFAQLFRDEIDQKNQKLINSRSDATRNAQVLHLLLVAISMTITAVRLFTPLTFQYGARKSARYKMAATR; encoded by the exons ATGGACCTTGGCCGCTGGCTGCTGCAGCTGGGCGTGCACATGCTGCTGG TTGTGAGGCGCATTCAGTGTCTACGTGTGACTGACATCAATGTGCCACAAATTGTTGATTTTCGTGATAACGTGACATTATCCTGCAGCTATGACATAAGTGGTCACACGTTAAATTCGGTTAAGTGGTACAAAAACGGCAAGGAGTTTTTTAG ATACTCGCCCCTCACCCCGCCCACCTACATCCCGTTCGCGGTGGAGGGCGTGCAGCTGATCGATGATGGCAACGAGTGCAACGAATCCTCCTGTCGCGTGGAACTCAATTTATTGGGCGTCAAGTCGTCGGGCGTCTACAGGTGCGAAGTGTCCGGCGATGCCCCCCACTTCCAGCTAACGGCACGCGATGCCAACATGACCGTCGAAG CACTTCCCCAGAACAATCCACTCATCAGCAGCTTTCACTCAACCTATCGCTTCGATGACTTTGTGCAGGTAAACTGTAGCACGGACTTTTCCAGTCTTTTCACTCGGATCACCTGGTACGTCAATGGTATAAAG GTTTCCCTGATTGATCTTCTGCCCAGTATTGAGACCACAATCGTGGCCCACGGATACAGCATGCGTCGTATTATTTCGCAACTGAATTTCTATGCCAACGAACCCCGTTTCCatcagttgcagttgcaaaaGTTAATCCAGCAAAAGCGGACAATCTCACCTGCTCGGTTGGGCCTGGAATTGCGTTGTGTGGCCGAAATCGATAGGTACCCCAGTCTGGAGCGAGAGGGGAGCATGTTCGCCCAGCTCTTCAGGGACGAAATCGATCAGAAGAACCAGAAGCTGATTAACTCGAGATCAG ATGCCACTCGAAATGCACAAGTTCTgcatctgctgctggtggcCATTTCGATGACGATAACCGCAGTGCGACTCTTCACACCGCTGACATTTCAATATGGCGCACGGAAGTCGGCGCGCTACAAAATGGCGGCTACGCGGTGA
- the LOC108023050 gene encoding rRNA/tRNA 2'-O-methyltransferase fibrillarin-like protein 1, with translation MSKEFNAKRRPRGAKPRGGGAPGKSSRSDPPKISSMNSVNTTKKTSMKSPNPNYRKPSSKNSSKNLRSANGSEGSGHSQTQDKSFQGRDQGQEVKVESKIYNLPLDRIEPHRHSGVFLSRNRFDAIQLLTRNTSSSSDDYGERRIFSDFRGKRSEFRAWSPFQSKLAAGIMGGACDLHLKSGSKVLYLGAGFGRSVSHISDIVGESGMVYAVEQGPWAGRQLTSLANSRSNIVPVIEDATMPYKYRLEVPACIEVIFSDLPQADQIRSLMLNARHFLVPGGHFVVYLQAASGNDGASNKEAFEVDKKLLREHQLEPIELVLLDPFKPGYALVVGVSTRKDVPF, from the coding sequence ATGAGTAAGGAATTCAACGCCAAGCGGCGGCCCCGAGGAGCCAAGCCTCGTGGTGGTGGAGCACCGGGAAAATCCTCTCGTTCTGATCCTCCAAAAATCAGCTCCATGAACTCGGTGAATACCACCAAGAAGACCTCCATGAAGAGCCCTAACCCGAACTACAGGAAGCCCTCATCCAAGAACTCCAGCAAGAACTTGAGAAGTGCCAACGGATCCGAAGGGTCGGGTCATTCGCAGACTCAAGATAAGTCGTTTCAGGGCAGAGATCAAGGTCAGGAGGTGAAAGTAGAGAGCAAGATTTATAATCTTCCCTTGGATCGCATCGAACCGCACCGCCATTCCGGGGTCTTTTTATCCCGAAACCGCTTCGACGCCATCCAACTGCTCACCCGGAATACCAGTTCCAGTTCAGATGATTACGGAGAACGGCGGATCTTTTCGGATTTTCGCGGAAAACGTTCGGAATTCCGTGCCTGGTCACCATTTCAATCTAAGCTAGCCGCCGGAATTATGGGCGGTGCCTGTGACTTGCATCTGAAAAGTGGCTCGAAGGTGCTCTACTTGGGCGCCGGTTTCGGGCGATCGGTGTCCCACATCTCGGATATAGTGGGTGAATCTGGGATGGTCTATGCAGTGGAGCAGGGTCCTTGGGCGGGTCGTCAACTGACAAGTCTGGCCAATAGCCGTTCGAATATCGTGCCCGTTATTGAGGATGCCACCATGCCGTATAAGTACCGTCTTGAGGTTCCCGCCTGCATTGAAGTCATCTTCTCCGATTTACCGCAGGCGGATCAGATTCGATCCCTGATGCTTAATGCCAGACATTTCCTAGTACCTGGTGGTCACTTTGTGGTCTACTTGCAAGCGGCCAGCGGCAATGATGGTGCATCCAACAAGGAGGCCTTTGAAGTCGATAAGAAGCTTCTCAGGGAGCACCAGTTGGAACCCATCGAGCTGGTTCTCCTGGATCCCTTCAAGCCCGGTTACGCCCTCGTTGTGGGCGTGTCCACGCGCAAGGATGTGCCCTTTTAg